One Terriglobia bacterium DNA segment encodes these proteins:
- a CDS encoding ATP-binding protein — protein MEQPETQQPTSPVESRTLESRVLVLAPAGVDGFLIGRELNLAGIRVKVCNSLIELCTRMKHGVGTVIVAEEALMPAGISTLAKTLAAQPAWSDLPIIVLTGGGASDSRSLRAARNRGVLGNVSLLERPIRPVTLVSAAGSALRARARQYEIRDHLATLTQVTQALSKSEQRYRSLVLASSSLVWLADAEGGARNHQHDWEAFTGQAPGEYVGSGWLDSVHPGDREDVQRIWSEAIQSRRGVECQFRLHRADGSYCLVQWRVVPVLGAQGDLLEWVATCTDIQEQAALQHALQNAEKFAIAGKLAGTIAHDINNPLEGVTNLVYLIATTSKEPGIREYGQTAQRELARIGEITRQTLTFYRYSNQRELVDVGAIVDAVVNLLSKQISGRNISLTVQLGELRPIRCYASEVRQVVANIVTNAIDAMPNGGRLIVRANLRRDWMNGGIKGLRITVADTGHGMSREIRKQIFEPFFSTKKEKGNGLGLWITAEFIRKNKGRFSLKSSTTPGHTGTVFSLFFPCE, from the coding sequence GTGGAACAGCCCGAGACGCAGCAGCCGACTAGTCCGGTAGAGTCCCGGACCCTCGAAAGTCGTGTCCTGGTTCTCGCTCCTGCCGGGGTGGACGGTTTCCTGATTGGCCGCGAACTCAATCTCGCCGGAATCCGGGTCAAAGTGTGCAACTCGCTCATCGAGCTTTGCACGCGGATGAAGCATGGCGTCGGCACCGTGATTGTCGCCGAAGAGGCCTTGATGCCGGCCGGAATCTCCACGCTCGCAAAGACCCTCGCTGCACAGCCAGCGTGGTCCGATCTCCCTATCATCGTGCTCACCGGCGGCGGTGCCAGCGATAGCCGAAGCCTGCGAGCTGCGCGCAATCGCGGCGTTCTTGGCAACGTCTCGCTCCTCGAGCGTCCCATTCGCCCAGTCACTCTCGTCAGTGCCGCCGGGTCTGCCCTGCGCGCGCGCGCGCGCCAGTATGAAATCCGCGATCACCTCGCAACTCTAACGCAGGTAACACAGGCGCTCTCGAAGAGCGAGCAACGTTACCGATCGTTGGTACTTGCCTCTTCATCGCTGGTCTGGCTTGCCGACGCCGAAGGTGGCGCACGCAATCATCAGCATGATTGGGAAGCCTTCACCGGTCAGGCTCCAGGCGAGTACGTGGGCTCCGGTTGGCTCGATTCCGTTCATCCCGGCGATCGCGAAGACGTGCAGCGCATCTGGTCGGAGGCGATTCAGAGCCGTCGCGGCGTCGAGTGCCAGTTCCGGTTGCATCGCGCTGATGGCTCCTACTGCCTCGTTCAGTGGCGCGTGGTGCCAGTTCTCGGTGCTCAGGGAGACCTCCTGGAATGGGTCGCGACGTGCACCGACATCCAGGAGCAGGCCGCTCTTCAGCACGCTCTGCAAAACGCCGAGAAGTTCGCCATTGCCGGAAAACTCGCTGGCACCATCGCGCACGACATCAACAATCCGCTCGAGGGTGTCACCAACCTCGTCTATCTGATCGCAACCACCTCGAAAGAACCCGGCATCCGCGAGTATGGGCAAACCGCCCAGCGCGAACTCGCCCGCATCGGCGAAATCACACGCCAGACGCTGACCTTCTACCGCTACTCGAACCAGCGTGAGCTCGTCGACGTCGGCGCCATCGTCGACGCGGTCGTTAACCTTCTCTCGAAGCAGATCAGCGGGAGAAATATCTCTCTTACCGTGCAGTTAGGCGAACTCCGCCCCATTCGTTGCTATGCCAGCGAAGTCCGCCAGGTCGTCGCCAACATCGTCACCAACGCCATTGACGCGATGCCCAACGGCGGCCGCCTCATCGTCCGCGCCAATCTCCGCCGAGATTGGATGAATGGCGGCATTAAAGGCCTTCGCATCACCGTCGCCGACACCGGGCATGGCATGAGCCGTGAAATCCGCAAACAGATCTTCGAACCCTTCTTCAGTACGAAAAAAGAGAAGGGAAATGGTCTTGGGCTTTGGATCACCGCCGAATTTATCCGCAAAAACAAAGGCCGCTTCTCGCTCAAGAGCAGCACCACGCCCGGACACACCGGCACCGTCTTCTCCCTCTTCTTCCCTTGCGAATAG